In Carnobacteriaceae bacterium zg-84, the genomic window TATGTTCCAATAATATTTGTTTGTACAAACGGAAATGGATCTTTCAAGGAATTGTCATTATGTGATTCTGCTGCATAATGTACGACAGCATCTACTTTTTGTACTAATGCATCCACAAGCGTTGCATCTGCAACATCTCCTACGATAAGTGTTACTCTATCTTCAGGTAATCCTTTTAAGTTTTCACGATTTCCGGCATAAGTCAATTTATCCAATACAGTTACATGAATATCTGGATGATTGTTTACAACATAATGCACGAAATTTGATCCTATAAATCCGGCACCACCTGTCACAATAATATGCTTCATCTTATTCTCCTTATATTTATCCATATACAAATGGATTTTCTGTTTCAAATTCTTTTAAAGTTGGGTGCTTTTTATCTTTTTCAGATAAAATAGCTTTTTCAATATTTACTGGCCAATCAATCGCTAAATCAGGATCATCAAACGCAATACCTGCATCAGCTTGTGCATCATAATAATTATCGCATTTATACAAGAAATTTACATTTGGTGTTAATGTGACAAAACCATGTGCAAATCCTCTTGGCACGTATAATTGACGATGATTATGTTCGGACAAAATATATCCTTCCCACTGCCCATAAGTAGGACTTCCTTTCCGAATATCAACAATAACATCTAATACAGCTCCTGTTACCACACGAACTAATTTTGCTTGAGCTGCCTCTCCTTTTTGAAAATGCAATCCTCTTAAAACACCTGCTTGTGCGGATAAAGAATGATTGTCTTGCACAAAATCCGTATTGATACCCGCTGCTTTAAAATCTTTTTCTGAAAAACTTTCTGTAAAAAATCCACGATGATCTCCAAAAACAGCTGGCTCAATAATTTTGACATCTTGTAATTTTGTTGTCGTTACTTTCATGATTTGTCCTCTTATTCATGCTCTACTAAACGTAGTAAATACTTTCCATACTCATTTTTTTTCAATGGTTCAGCCAATGCTAAAACTTGTTCTTTCGTAATATAACCCATACGGTAAGCAATTTCTTCTAAACATGCCACTTTTAAATTTTGACGTTTTTCAATCGTTTCAATAAACGTAGATGCTTCAAGTAATGATTCATGCGTTCCTGTATCTAACCACGCAAATCCACGCCCCATAATTTCAACAGATAATTGCCCTTTTTCTAAATAAGCTTTA contains:
- the rfbC gene encoding dTDP-4-dehydrorhamnose 3,5-epimerase yields the protein MKVTTTKLQDVKIIEPAVFGDHRGFFTESFSEKDFKAAGINTDFVQDNHSLSAQAGVLRGLHFQKGEAAQAKLVRVVTGAVLDVIVDIRKGSPTYGQWEGYILSEHNHRQLYVPRGFAHGFVTLTPNVNFLYKCDNYYDAQADAGIAFDDPDLAIDWPVNIEKAILSEKDKKHPTLKEFETENPFVYG